In Pseudomonadota bacterium, the sequence CCTCTTGTTGTTTGTGAGTTCTCTGTAACCATTCTCTTCCCAGCCAAGCCCTACCACACCCTTTTCTTCAATAATTTTAAAAATCCGTTTGCCAACCTCTCCATTCTCCACCGCATCAAGTGCCTTGTAATCTGGAAAAAAGAAAGGGAGTGAAAAAAGGTTAAGCTCTTTCACAGTTGTGGACCAGTTTATGGTAGAGCCAACTGCAAAATCGATGACACCCTGCTTCATCAGGAGAAATTCATTCGTCTGTTTTCCTGCAAAGAGCTGACCGCTATAGTAAGGTTTTATATTGATTCTCCCGTCTGTAGCTTTCTTCACCGCTTCAGCAAACCTTGCAGCAGATTCCCCCCATGGCCCTGTAGGACCTACTACTATACTCATCTTGTACTCAGGCTTGTAATCCGCCGAAAACCCAATACTCACAAAACCAAGAAGAAGAACAAAAACTATAAACAACAAAAAACCTTTCTTTTCCATATGACCCTCCTGTGATGATAGATTTTTAGTGGAAATAAAACAAGATATCCGGCAATTATAAATAAAAAATCAAAAAACTGTCAATTGATTAAGGTACTGGGGAAGTGAACAGGATATCTGTCAGAATTGACAGATTGCTGAACGCTTATAGCTAACCGCTTAGATATCAAGGGCTACCAATTTGCTTTCTTTAATTCGTCAAGTATTTTCAATATCTCTTTCGACTCTCTCGAGTTTATTCCATATTTCGTTACGGCTTTTTCTAAATGGGTTTTGGCAATGTCATACTTTCCAATTTCTAAATAATACCTGCCAAGATATTCATATCCTTCTCCTTCTTGCCCCATCCTCCCCAACAGCATGCCCAGTCTGTAAAATATTTCAGGATATGTCTCACCATACTGCAACAATCCCTTTAAAACATTTGCTGCCATTGCCCTCTCCCCATCCCCTTCATATGCCCTTGCAAGAAAATAACGGGATATAGGATCGGTTTCATCCTTTAAGGTATCTATTGCATCCTTAAATCTGTGTGCATTTAACAACAACTCGCCTAAAAGTAGATTTTTATATGGTGAATTAATCTCCTTTGCAACATCCATTGATTCACCTATATTCCCTTTCAATGAGTATATCAGGGATACAGCGTAAGCATTGAGGGGATCATTTTTGTCTTTTAAATATCTATTTATCCATATCTCTTCCATGCCACCCCCGAGTTGTTTATGGAGGATCTTTGCCCTTACAAGCAGATATGGAAAAAATGTTGTATTTACTGTTACCCTGCTCTCTCCCCACATGCTCTCAATTTTTATAATTCTTTCTTCATGATAGGGGTGCGTTAACAGGTACTGTGGGACAATCTGATCGGTTCCTGTGGCCCTTATTTTTTTCAGAAATTCAGCAATACCAAGACCGCCATATCCTGCCCTATCCGCATTAGTTGAACCTACTCTATCTGCCTCTTCCTCATCCTCACGGGTGTATTTCAGAGACATAGCCTGGGCAGCACCCATGCCTGCCGCAAGCGTGGCAGCGCTTTCTCTTGCTCCAACCAACGCACTTAGAAGCATCGAGGCAAGCATTCCAACATTTATATATTTCTGTTTCTCCAAACTCTTCGCTACATGCCTTCTCCCAATATGGGCAAACTCATGGGCCAGTACACCTGCCAGCTCCTGCTCCTTATCGCACAGCCCTATAAGTCCGGTAGTGATGTAAACATAACCCCCTATCGTCGCAAAGGCGTCAACAGCCTGCGATTCAATAATAGTAAGAACAATTGGAAAGGGTAAACTGGCTACACCTTCAAGCCTGTCCTTCATTGTGCGTAGATATAAAGCTACATACGGGTCATTGTTAAGGGCAGCGGATTTTGTTATTTCAAGATATATCTCCTTCCCATATTTTCTTTCTTCCTCTAAACTCAACCCATATATCTTAAGGGGAAGGAACAATAAGAATAATACTATTACGATTAAACATTTAAACTTCATTAAGATCTGCTGATTTTTTCTTACTCTTCTTAGATTTTTTATATTTCTTTTTCACTACAGGTTTTTTATCTTTTTTTTCCTTCAATGAAGAAAGGGTAATTGAATTTGCCTTTGCCAGTTTTATTTCCTTCTCTGACGGGAGTTTTTCATAAAGTTCTCTCAATATTTCAACAGCATCTCCCCATAAATTTTTGCTGCCGAGAAGGGAAAGAATATAAACCTTTCCATCCTTTTCAAAGGCGCCTACATAACAATATTTTGATGCCCTTGTAAAGCCAGTCTTCCCGCCAATTGCTGGTTCAAAACAAAAGAGAAATCTGTTGTGGTTCTTATACTTCACGCTTTTTTTACTATTATGAAACAAAAAGTATTTCATCGTCACTATCTCTTTGAACCTATCATTTGATAAGGCATATTTAAACATCAATGCAAGGTCATAACAGGTAGTATATTGTCCGTCAACAAAAAGACCTGATGCATTTTTAAACTGTGTGTTTCTCGCACCAATCTCTTTTGCCTTTTCGTTCATCATTTGTGCAAAATTTTCCTCAGTTCCCCCAATATAAGAAGCAAGTGTATATGCAGCATCATTCGCTGATTCAATCATTGCCCCCTTTATCAAATCAATAGATGTGTATTTCTTTCCAGGGATAAGATAGAGCTTTGATCGTGGGAATTTAATCACCTTCCTGTTTGGCACTATCATCTCGTCCCCGTTAAGATTTTCAATAGCCACAATTGTTGTCATAACCTTTGTAGTGCTGGCAGGAGGTAATTTTAAGTGATAATCTTTCCCGGATATTATATCAAAAGAATCTGCTTCCACGAGTAAATATGAGGCTGCTGTGATATTCTCATCTGCTGCGACGTAAAGTGGAAAGATCAAGACAATAATTAAAATAAATCTTACCATTGAGCCTTTATATACCATTTAACCTCACTTCAAAACAACTATAAAATAACAATCCTTGACCATATACCTGCCTTTCATTCCAACATCTCTATCTCAAATCTACTTTCTCGCTTTCTTAAGAATGCGAGAATTATCCTCCAGGCTTGAGTAACGTTTCTTTACCATCTCGTATATGAATTTATTGTATTCCAGACCAGCATCTCTTTTTAAAACATAATACACATAGCCTCCCCACCTTCTGCTACCAACAAGATTGGTATGCTCGAGTATCTTCATGCTCCTTGCGACTGTTTTATAAGGGAGTTTAAGTGTATCCGCAAGAACTCCAATCTCTTTTTCCTTGCCATCCAGCAGTAAATTTATCATGCGAACTCTATTCTCGTTAGCTAATGCTTTAAATATCTTAATAAGAAAATCCATATTTATTATAATATTATTCTCACTTTCTTAAGAAAGCAAGAATTATAAGGAAAAAAATATATATGTTTAAGAAAACTGAGGAGAAAAGAAAAAATTATAATTTTGGGATATACATAGAAATTATTTAAATTCATAAGAAACGAGAGTATCCACCCCTGTCATGCTTATCGACCATGTATCCGCCAATGTTTTAACTTTCGGATTTGCTTCCATATACACAATCTGTTTTAACTCAACCTTAATATCATATGCATACCAGTATTTTTCATACTCATGGGTATTGATATTCACATAGAGCACAGGCCTGCCCGGTGTTTTGAGCCAATTCTCCTGCGTAAGAATTGTAATACCTGATTTCTGTAGCTTCTGCTCAACGTCTCTCTTTAACTGCTCCTGGGTGAGTTCATATTTTTTGGCATACTTCTGGATATTGGGCTGCAGATCTTCGACCATCACACAGACACCCGGTAGCCCAGTCAAGGTCCGCCGGGTCAATTCAGAATCAATTGCCCACACAAATGAACTCATTAATGGAAACAAAACCAGCTCAATCAGCAAAATGCCCATGTACTTCCTTATCTTCATATGTTTATCATTCAGCCTTTCATCTTTTATTTTTTAGTTTCGTGACCCTTCCTACTCTTCACGTCTTTTATCTTTATGTAATGTAATTGGTGATTTGTGATGCGTTCAAACAATGAACAGAATTAAATGGTACTTTTTATAATATGATAATGTCAAGAATAACATGCACTTACGTAAGTCGGGGGCAGGGCGCATAGCGCAAATGGCTGAGGGCGGAGAGCGATAAGCGGGAGGCAGGAAGTGGAGAGGTGGGGGCGGAGAGCAGAGGGTTAAGAGCGGAGAGGTGCGTAAAAATAGTTGACACAGATTACGCTTCCTGTTAGCATTTTTTTAAAAAACAAAGAGAAGGAGGGACAATGAGAACAGAGGGTAG encodes:
- a CDS encoding M48 family metalloprotease, whose translation is MKFKCLIVIVLFLLFLPLKIYGLSLEEERKYGKEIYLEITKSAALNNDPYVALYLRTMKDRLEGVASLPFPIVLTIIESQAVDAFATIGGYVYITTGLIGLCDKEQELAGVLAHEFAHIGRRHVAKSLEKQKYINVGMLASMLLSALVGARESAATLAAGMGAAQAMSLKYTREDEEEADRVGSTNADRAGYGGLGIAEFLKKIRATGTDQIVPQYLLTHPYHEERIIKIESMWGESRVTVNTTFFPYLLVRAKILHKQLGGGMEEIWINRYLKDKNDPLNAYAVSLIYSLKGNIGESMDVAKEINSPYKNLLLGELLLNAHRFKDAIDTLKDETDPISRYFLARAYEGDGERAMAANVLKGLLQYGETYPEIFYRLGMLLGRMGQEGEGYEYLGRYYLEIGKYDIAKTHLEKAVTKYGINSRESKEILKILDELKKANW
- a CDS encoding serine hydrolase, producing the protein MVYKGSMVRFILIIVLIFPLYVAADENITAASYLLVEADSFDIISGKDYHLKLPPASTTKVMTTIVAIENLNGDEMIVPNRKVIKFPRSKLYLIPGKKYTSIDLIKGAMIESANDAAYTLASYIGGTEENFAQMMNEKAKEIGARNTQFKNASGLFVDGQYTTCYDLALMFKYALSNDRFKEIVTMKYFLFHNSKKSVKYKNHNRFLFCFEPAIGGKTGFTRASKYCYVGAFEKDGKVYILSLLGSKNLWGDAVEILRELYEKLPSEKEIKLAKANSITLSSLKEKKDKKPVVKKKYKKSKKSKKKSADLNEV